One genomic segment of Echeneis naucrates chromosome 18, fEcheNa1.1, whole genome shotgun sequence includes these proteins:
- the nop10 gene encoding H/ACA ribonucleoprotein complex subunit 3 — protein sequence MFLQYYVDEKGDRVYTLKKVCPNGQPTSSAHPARFSPDDKFSRHRVMLKKRFGILLTQQPRPVL from the exons ATGTTTCTTCAGTACTACGTGGACGAGAAGGGAGACCGAGTCTACACCCTGAAG AAGGTGTGTCCGAATGGCCAGCCCACCAGCTCGGCCCATCCGGCCCGCTTCTCCCCAGACGACAAGTTCTCTCGACATCGAGTGATGCTGAAGAAACGCTTCGGCATTCTGCTCACCCAGCAGCCCAGACCTGTTCTGTGA